CCCTCTTAAATTAAAAGCTTTCTGGGGATAGTGACCGTACCCTCTGATTGGCCATATTAGCTCTCCGTAAGAACTCAGTTCTTTGACCTTGGTTCTGAAATGTGCTTCTACCTatcttgtattttaatttaaaaaaaaattattgagtgctattctaaaagattaaaatagGGACAATTTTTGAAAACCAGTGAACTCAAAGAGTAGTTTTACTTCatgcaaataaagaaactgattGAATACGtttctaagtatttattattcataattaatAGCAACTGAGTGGATACTAATATTCTCTTAACTTGGTATATTTATTTGGTATGAACTATTCTATATTTAAAGCTAAAAGCCAAGTCTCTCCCTTGCTTAGTCATATAGAAAAACCCAGATGTGACCTATTCAGTATGTAAAGATGACTCAATTGATACTTGTTCGAGTAACTTCCTCATTTGATTCCTAGATGTCTTCAAACTGTAACTTGAATGTTGCTTGGTTTTGGCCACCTACAGATTTCAGATAAACACGCTGTTATCAAGACTTGAAATAATATGTTCTCATTTTGTCTCTTTTAGcgttagaagagaaaaagagaaaagaagacctAGTGAAAAAGCGAATTGAGCTAAAACATGACAAGAAAGCAAGAGCTATGGCCAAAAGGACAAAGGATAATTTCCATGGTTATAATGGGATTCCTGTTGAGGAAAAGTCAAGGAAGAGGCAAGCAGTGGAAAGCCACACCAGCCAGGGAACAGAACAAGAGTATGAGATGGAAGAGGATGAATACTTAGAATACAATCAAGCAGAGTCAGAACAGGACTATGAGGAAGAGCAAGAGCCTCCCAAAGTTGAAAGCAAACCAAAGGTCCCCCTTAAAAGTGCCCCACCACCCATGAACTTCACTGATCTACTCAGGCTGGCTGAGAAAAAGCAGTATGAACCGGTGGAGATAAAGGTAGTGAAGAAGACAGAAGAGCGGCCTATGACTGCAGAAGAACTTAGGGAACGAGAATTCCTTGAACAGAAGCGtaagaagaagaaagctgagaCAGATGCAAGACAGCCTCCAACCAAAAAAGTACCCTCTCACAAAGAAAGTGTGGGCACAAAACTTAGCAAAGGTTCTGGAGACAAGCATCCTTCTTCTAAGGGTACTCCCCTTCCTCATGCTGAGAAGAAATCCAGACCCAGCACAGCTAATGAGAAATACTCAGGCTTATCTTCATCTAAATCCATGCCAGGAGAGAGGACCAAAGTGGTATCTGGCAATTGCTCCCAACCCTTGCTTCGTGAGGGCCGTGACAGACCTGTTTTCAATGGGGCTGGAAAGCCCCACTCCAGCACCTATTCACCAAGTGTCCCAAAGACTTCTGCTAAAGAGACTCAGAAATCTGCTGCTGAGCACAAAGCCAAAAAGTCTCCTCCTCATCCTAGCCATTCCAGGCCTGGGCCCATGGCCACCCCACACAATAAGGCCAAGAGTCCAGGTGTCCGGCAGCCAGGCAGCAGTTCCAGCTCAGCCCCTGGGCGGCCTAGCACAGGGACTACTCGGCCCACAGTTAATTCTGGCCCTGTGCCCAGGCGCCAGAATGGCAGCTCTAGCTCAGGACCTGAGCGATCAGTCAGTGGGATCAGGAGGCCAGCCGCTGACTTAAATCCCCATGGACGGACAGTCAGTGGTGCAGGTGACCTTGGACGACCTGCAAGTAGCTCAAGTGGGCCTGGGCGACCTGTCAGTGGCTCCAGTGGTTCTGGGAGATCTGTGGGCAGCTCTGGTGGCCCTGGGCGGCCTGTGAGCAGTCCACAAGACCTTCGACGACCAGTGAGTGGCTCAGGACCCCCAGGGCGGTCAGTTGGTGGCCCTGGGCGATCAGTAAGTGGCCCAATTCCAGCTGGACGGACAGTCAGCAGTTCAGGCCCCGGAAGACCAGTGAGCAGCTTGGGACCTGGGCGAACAGTTAGTACCTCAGGTGCCCCTCTGAAGCCCAAATGCACTGTTGTCTCAGAAACAATTTCTTCCAAGAATATAATCAGTCGGCCCAGcaatggacagatgaatggaatgAAGCCTTCCTTATCTGGCTACAGATCTGCCCAAGGTAAAATCTCCCCTCACCCTGAAAGTATTTATCACTAGGAAAATAGAAAGACTACTTTGTTTTATATAACCAAAGACCCTGTGATCTCTTCTATGTGCTTCTTAATGGACTCTTGGGTTGATAGAATCTTGATGTTTTGTCTTTCCTGTGGCAGAGTTCCTTTAGTGATCATGCCttagaaaagtctttaaaagacTTATCTTGGGCCCTCTGTGTTCATCCCTGTATGTCTCCAAGTGCGATAAACTTAGCTATGTGATTTGTAAAACAGGGTGAGTGTATAATGCCTTATGTGGTTCAATGAATGAATTCATCTTTACCTCTTCTTAAAGACTAGAGAGACCTGTCTTCAAAGACTGGAGTCTATTTGTAAGCCTTTTTGTGCATTATTTATCCATCAGTTATTGTTAAGTAgccactgtgtgccaggaactatttTAGACTGCCCTTATGTTTTTGCTCTTTATAGTGGGCAACATCAAGGCCCTAGCTCCTGGTCCTTAGGAATCTACTGTCCCAAGATACAGGATCATTGGTGGCACCTACTAGCTGCTAGGTCATAGTTTCTTGTCTGGAGTCATTTTTGATTGACACAACTGGGGCTGTGATGCTGCTGGCATCTACTAGAGGCAAGGGATGCTATtatcctataatgcacaggatGACTTCCTCACAGCCAAGAaatatctggcccaaaatgtcagagTGCTGAAGTTAAATTCTGAGCTAATGAGACAAGCCATGCATATTATAAACAACTGAAGAACGACAAAGGGAGTGTCTATAATCAAGGGCTAGAAAGCAGTTGTTCCCAGATGCTAGTCTCTTGGTCTTTTGCAGATTTTTTAATCAGTCTTCtggtaaaataacaaaaataagggTAATGTGGTGAGTCTTTTCCTTAGAGTCAGACTTGTGCAGTTTGAACAAATACCCATAATTCTGAGCATCTTTCATACTTCActggacttttaaaaactttaatgaaaTTATGGTGATAATAGATGGTAGATTTACCTTTGGTGTCTTTTCTTGGCAAGATTAAGAATTAGTGATCCTTtagttatttgtaattttttaaagaaattttaccAGTCTTTTAAATACAGAAGAATGGGAACTACTAAACTAGAAAGTGTAAATGACAGTTCTAGTAAGCCCTGAAATAAACAGGAATTCTATCTCTTATGGATACCATGAAGCAGCAAGGATGATGTAGTAATGAGTTCATGCTGTGGGCCAGCTTGCTGGCTCTGGTTTTGAGGCTACCGTCTTAATGAATTCTCAAAATCTCAGTTTACATAGGACTTTGTTGGGACTATTAAGTTTTAATGGTCTTATAATGGCTTTTCTGTTCTTAGGTCCTCAAAGGCTTCCCTTCCCTAGTGGTTACAAAAGGCAGCGAGAGtatgaagaggaggaagatgatgatGAGTATGACTCTGAAATGGAAGATTTTATCGAAGATGAAGGAGAACCTCAGGAAGAAATATCCAGGCACATTCGAGAAATCTTTGGCTATGACCGAAAAAAGTAAGGCTAAAGAAGATTtagatatatatactttttattttgaataatccaagctatggggaaaaaaataaacagtagtAGAGGTATTGAATACAATTCTTAATTAGGAATCCTTGGATATTGTTTAGATTTACTCTTTTGGCActtaatatttaagaattaatGCAGAATTATTTGTGTAGTTACTTACATGAGGGCTAAAAAATATCCCCTTTTAACTGTTGTCCTTAAAAGATGTAGATTTAATGAGATTGAAGCAGCTTAGTGTGGTAGAAATGGATTGGCTTGGAAATCAGAAAGCCATCCACAGAGCTATGTTGAAAGCTGGTCTGATCTGACACCTGCTTTTCTTTGGTGTAAAAAGCTGTGCTACTCAAAAGTGTGGTACCAGTCCCTCCCTATGCATGGTTTCacatccacggattcaaccaatcatggattgtgtagtactgtagtgtGAGAAAAAATCTTGTACAAGTGGACCCgcgcagttcaaacccatgttgttcaagggccaacgaTATGTGTAAAACAGATGGGCCTTATCACAGTGCTTATCAGCCAGTGATTGCTTATCAATCAGTGATTGCTATCTCCTTTGAAGTCATGGATATGAGAAATTAGAAGGCAGTAATAAgaaaggtctttttaaaaaaagtagaaggaagaacTGGATTAAAAATCAGATCTAAAAATCTAATCCTGGTAGTATCATAAGCTGTCTCTATGTTTTTGGTCAAGCCGTTATCCTATCTGCTTCAGTCTATTCTGTTCTGAAGTCCATGAAGCTCAAGTGAAATTAATATATACCAAATAGTTTTCATATATATTGTGCTTTCacaattttaatataaacaatcATGTAAATAGAAGTGAGTGAGTTGAGCAAACAGTGTTGGATTGGTTTCATCAACATTAGATTCAGGAATAGTTGCTTTCTGGAAGCATTAAGGGTTCatttaatttgtctttatttcagaAATCCCTTTATCCAACCTCTGCCCACTTCACTCCCTGCCAAGCAAGGAGGAATGATCCTAAATGTGTGTTTGATTTAGTTATAAAgatgctgattttaaaaacaggaggCTTTAGTTCCATTagaaaattgaatttttcttttttttctaacaatttttattttctcttatcaGATACAAAGATGAAAGCTGATTATGCCTTACGTTACATGGAGAGTAGTTGGAaagagcagcagaaggaagaagcaaagaggTAAGCACAAAATGTAATACATTTGTGCAGAAATGTCCTAAAAATTCTTTACTGTTTCCTGTTTCAGTTGC
This Camelus ferus isolate YT-003-E chromosome 10, BCGSAC_Cfer_1.0, whole genome shotgun sequence DNA region includes the following protein-coding sequences:
- the SPTY2D1 gene encoding LOW QUALITY PROTEIN: protein SPT2 homolog (The sequence of the model RefSeq protein was modified relative to this genomic sequence to represent the inferred CDS: deleted 1 base in 1 codon), which gives rise to MDFREILLIASKAQGVNNIPKRYSLAVGPPKKDPKVKGVQSAAVQAFLRRKEEELRQKALEEKKRKEDLVKKRIELKHDKKARAMAKRTKDNFHGYNGIPVEEKSRKRQAVESHTSQGTEQEYEMEEDEYLEYNQAESEQDYEEEQEPPKVESKPKVPLKSAPPPMNFTDLLRLAEKKQYEPVEIKVVKKTEERPMTAEELREREFLEQKRKKKKAETDARQPPTKKVPSHKESVGTKLSKGSGDKHPSSKGTPLPHAEKKSRPSTANEKYSGLSSSKSMPGERTKVVSGNCSQPLLREGRDRPVFNGAGKPHSSTYSPSVPKTSAKETQKSAAEHKAKKSPPHPSHSRPGPMATPHNKAKSPGVRQPGSSSSSAPGRPSTGTTRPTVNSGPVPRRQNGSSSSGPERSVSGIRRPAADLNPHGRTVSGAGDLGRPASSSSGPGRPVSGSSGSGRSVGSSGGPGRPVSSPQDLRRPVSGSGPPGRSVGGPGRSVSGPIPAGRTVSSSGPGRPVSSLGPGRTVSTSGAPLKPKCTVVSETISSKNIISRPSNGQMNGMKPSLSGYRSAQGPQRLPFPSGYKRQREYEEEEDDDEYDSEMEDFIEDEGEPQEEISRHIREIFGYDRKKYKDESDYALRYMESSWKEQQKEEAKSLRLGMQEDLEEMRREEEEMRRRKAKKLKKR